Proteins encoded together in one Prunus dulcis chromosome 3, ALMONDv2, whole genome shotgun sequence window:
- the LOC117622557 gene encoding protein DETOXIFICATION 41-like: MGSAEEYQQPLLLRLDDQQSRIADVSSTSIEQFLGQRQRPVELRWWSRLVVWESRLLWTLSGSSITVSVFNYMLSFVTLMFCGHLNALELAGASIASVGIQGLAYGIMLGMASAVQTVCGQAYGAKHLPAMGIICQRAIILHLGAAVLLTFVYWWSGPILIAIGQSDEIAEQGQIFARGIIPQLYAFAINCPQQRFLQAQNIVNPLAYISVAVFVLHIILTWVVVFVLDCGLLGAALMLSFSWWLLVVIYGLYIRLSPSCKETWTGLSWKAFKGMWPYFKLTVASAIMLCLEIWYNQGLTLISGLLPNPTVSLDSISISMNYWNFSLQFMLGLSAAASVRVSNELGAGNPRVAKFSVFVVTGTSILISIIFSAIILIFRTGLSKLFTSDPEVVKAVSDLTPLLAISVFLNGIQPILSGVAIGSGWQAVVAYVNLTCYYIIGLPIGCVLGFKTSMGVAGIWWGMLLGVFLQTVALIVLTARTNWDAEVVNAADRLKRSADAERSDLVVYV, from the exons ATGGGATCGGCGGAGGAGTACCAGCAGCCGCTACTACTCAGGCTTGATGACCAGCAGTCTCGGATTGCTGACGTGTCATCCACTTCCATTGAACAGTTTCTGGGGCAACGGCAGCGGCCAGTTGAACTTCGATGGTGGTCTAGGCTAGTTGTTTGGGAGTCAAGGCTCCTCTGGACATTATCTGGTTCATCTATCACCGTTTCCGTATTCAACTACATGCTTAGCTTTGTCACCCTTATGTTTTGTGGGCATTTGAATGCCTTGGAGCTTGCTGGAGCCTCTATTGCTAGTGTTGGAATTCAGGGTCTTGCTTATGGCATTATG TTAGGAATGGCGAGTGCTGTGCAAACTGTTTGTGGGCAAGCATATGGAGCCAAACACTTACCAGCAATGGGAATTATATGCCAAAGGGCAATCATCTTGCACTTGGGAGCAGCAGTCCTCCTTACCTTTGTGTATTGGTGGTCAGGTCCAATACTTATAGCCATAGGCCAATCAGACGAAATAGCAGAGCAGGGCCAAATCTTTGCCAGGGGCATAATCCCTCAACTTTATGCCTTTGCCATAAACTGCCCTCAGCAGAGGTTCCTTCAAGCACAGAACATAGTCAACCCTCTGGCCTACATATCTGTTGCAGTTTTCGTACTACACATTATTCTCACTTGGGTGGTGGTTTTTGTTCTGGACTGTGGCCTACTGGGGGCTGCTCTTATGCTGAGCTTCTCTTGGTGGCTTCTTGTCGTGATATATGGGCTTTATATTCGTCTAAGCCCCAGTTGCAAGGAAACTTGGACTGGCTTGTCTTGGAAAGCCTTCAAAGGAATGTGGCCCTACTTTAAGTTGACTGTTGCCTCTGCTATCATGCTATG TTTGGAGATATGGTACAATCAAGGGTTAACGCTCATATCTGGGCTCCTCCCGAACCCTACAGTCTCACTAGACTCGATCTCGATTTC GATGAACTACTGGAACTTCAGTTTGCAATTTATGTTAGGCCTAAGTGCGGCAGCCAG TGTTCGAGTCAGTAATGAGCTAGGGGCTGGTAATCCAAGAGTGGCCAAATTTTCGGTGTTTGTAGTTACCGGAACAAGCATCCTGATTAGTATAATATTCAGTGCAATTATATTGATATTCCGAACCGGATTGAGCAAGCTATTTACAAGTGATCCCGAGGTTGTCAAGGCAGTGTCTGATTTAACTCCATTGCTAGCCATCTCTGTTTTCTTGAATGGCATTCAACCTATACTCTCAG GTGTGGCAATTGGAAGTGGATGGCAAGCTGTTGTGGCATATGTTAACCTGACTTGTTACTACATTATCGGTCTTCCAATTGGATGTGTTCTTGGGTTTAAAACCAGTATGGGAGTGGCA GGAATTTGGTGGGGGATGCTTCTTGGAGTTTTTTTACAAACAGTAGCTCTAATTGTTCTCACCGCCAGAACAAATTGGGATGCCGAG GTTGTAAATGCGGCTGATCGCCTGAAGAGATCTGCAGATGCTGAACGCTCAGACTTGGTGGTCTATGTATGA